The Actinoplanes sp. N902-109 genomic interval CCGCCGGGTGGTGCAGTCCCGGCTACGCCGGCTGCTCCCGCCGCTGTGGCTGCTGGGCCTGATCACGGTGCCGGCCATGCTGCTCACCGGCTGGGCCGCGCAGGACGGCGGCGACCACCCCTGGAGCTGGAAACTCGCGCTGTGGGTCCTGCCGCTCGGCGACCCACCGGGCAGCCACCAGGGCATCGACGTGTGGGAACCGCTCTGGTACATCCGCGCCTACCTGTGGTTCGTCCTGCTGTCGCCGCTGTTGTACCTGGCCTGGAAGAAGATCGGCTGGTTCGCGGTCGCCGGGCCGCTGCTGCTGCTGGCCGCACTCGACAAGACCGGCTTCGAGCTGCCGTTCGGGCGCGCGGACGCGGCGCTGTGGGACTTCGTCACGTACGGCGCATGCTGGATCGCCGGCTTCGCCCACCACGACGGGCGGCTGCACCGGCTGCGCACCGGCGTGGTCTGGGCGGTGGCGCTGGTGCTCGGCGGCGCGGCCCTGTACTGGCTGCACGGCCACCCCGGCGAGGGCGGCTACGACCTGAACGACGTCGCCGAGGCGCAGGCGCTGTGGTCGCTGGCATTCGTGCTGCTCGTGCTGCACCGGCAGCCGGACATGACCTGGTTGTCCCACCTCCGGCCGGTGGACCGCGCGGTCTCCCTGCTCAACAACCGGGCGGTCACGGTGTACCTGTGGCACAACATCGCGATCGCGGCGATCTGGCCGGTGCTGACCGTGCTGACGCTGGACGATCTCGACGGCGGTCTGGAGGGCCCGGTGTCGCTGGCGATGACGCTGGCCCTGACGGCGGTCGCGGTGCTGGCGTTCGGCTGGGTCGAGGATCTCGCGGCCCGCCGCCCGCCGCGGCTCTGGCCCGCTGCGGCCCCGGCCCGGCCGGCCCCGCCGGTCCCGGAGCCGGCGCCGCCCGGCCCGGCCGCCGCGGTCCCCGCCCCGCCCGACCACGGGAGGAAGTGAACCATTTTCGGCAGATGCTGCCGAACCGGGCGTTAGCCTGAGCCCATGGGGCAGCCCGGACAGACGGCGCCGCCGGCAGCCAGGCCTGCCGGCGGTCCCTCGCTGGTGTTCCGGGCCGGGTCGCTGCTCTGCGCGCTGCGCCTCGACGAGGTCGTCGAGACCATGCGACCGCTGGCCACCCATCCGCTGGCCGGCACCCCCGCGTACGTCAGCGGCATCTGCATCATGCGCGGCCTGCCCACGCTGGTGGTCGACGTGGCCCGGCTGCTGGGCGGTGGCGCCGCCGAGGTGGTGCGGTTCATCGCCGTGCGCACCGGCCGGGGACCGGTGGCGTTCGCGACCGGCCCGATCGCCGGGGTGCAGCCGGTGCACGCCGACCCCGCCACCCGGCACGAGGCGCTGCTGGGCGACGCCCCGGCCCGGCTCATCGCGGCCGTGGGCACGATCGACACCGAGCCCGTCCTGCTGCTGCGCAGCATGCAGCTGGTGCCGGACGACGTGTGGGCCGCCGCCGCGGCCCTGGCGGAGGCGTCATGACCGGCGCCGCCGAGATCGGCCGGTTCCGGGCGGTGCTGTCCGAGCGGCTGGGCTGGGTGTTCGACGACAACGACGCCGCACAGCTCGGCGGGGTGCTGGCCCGCCGCGCCGAGACGGCCAAGCTGAACCGCTCGGTCTACCTGTCCCGGCTGGCCCGCGGTGACTGGGACACCGAGATGAGCGCCCTCGCCG includes:
- a CDS encoding acyltransferase — its product is MRNRYLDLLRAAAIVRVVVYHLFGWPWLSILLPAMGIMFALAGSLTAASLDKRPARRVVQSRLRRLLPPLWLLGLITVPAMLLTGWAAQDGGDHPWSWKLALWVLPLGDPPGSHQGIDVWEPLWYIRAYLWFVLLSPLLYLAWKKIGWFAVAGPLLLLAALDKTGFELPFGRADAALWDFVTYGACWIAGFAHHDGRLHRLRTGVVWAVALVLGGAALYWLHGHPGEGGYDLNDVAEAQALWSLAFVLLVLHRQPDMTWLSHLRPVDRAVSLLNNRAVTVYLWHNIAIAAIWPVLTVLTLDDLDGGLEGPVSLAMTLALTAVAVLAFGWVEDLAARRPPRLWPAAAPARPAPPVPEPAPPGPAAAVPAPPDHGRK
- a CDS encoding chemotaxis protein CheW, whose protein sequence is MGQPGQTAPPAARPAGGPSLVFRAGSLLCALRLDEVVETMRPLATHPLAGTPAYVSGICIMRGLPTLVVDVARLLGGGAAEVVRFIAVRTGRGPVAFATGPIAGVQPVHADPATRHEALLGDAPARLIAAVGTIDTEPVLLLRSMQLVPDDVWAAAAALAEAS